AGGAGCAGATCATTTTAAAAGAGGCCCTCTGTCCATCATAGTCCACTCAGAGCGGGACAATCAGGACTCTGAGTCTTTCCGCTCTGAGGTAGTGATAAAGGCCAGCGCTTTGTGGGCGGTGTAAGAAGAGGTGGGCAGTGGGCCGGGCATGCTGGAGGGTGAGCGCTGGGCCTGACGCTCCAGGGAACGATAGACTGAGGGGGACAGCGAGCGGCCTTGAAGGGTCACATTAGAGCCCAGAGGTGAGGTGGAAGTCCTGGGGGTGCGGCTCAGCGAGGAAGTGGAGGAGCTGGCCATTTGAGTCCGGCTGCTATAGCCGTATGCCGCACTGCTCATGAGGAATTCCCGGGAGCCATAGGCAGGTGGCGTAGGACCGCGAGACGGTGGCTCATGCGGCAGGCTCCTCCGTCCAGGCGTGTCATAGACGCCCAGAGCGTCCTGGATGGGTGGCTGTGGGCGAGCCTGAGGCAGCATGAGCAGCTGCTGTTGTTTCTCACGCTCCTCCAGCTCCTGAATGGAGCGCATGAGGCCTTTAGGGAGGTTGTCGTAGCGCACGGGCGAGGACTCACGGTGCTGGGGCGACCGCCGGCTCGCAGTCATGAAAACAGGGCTGCAAGCTCGGGGGGATCGGTCAGTGGGACCTCTGCCCAGGTCCATGGGGAGGAAGGGAGCACGGTAAGCCAGAGGGAATGCCCCCCGCTGGGGCAGCTCGGCTGGGCCGAGGAGGCTGTCGTAGGAGAGGCTGCCAGCACGCCCACTGAGGACGCTCTGGGCAGGACGGGAGGCAACGGCCTGGGGAAGCTGACCAAGCAGGTGAGCCCGGTCCCCTCGGCGGTGGGCGTGTTTCAGACTGAGTGAACGGGAGTTGAGAGTAAGCGAGTTCAGAGGCAGTGTGCTGGACTGCAGGAGTGAGTGGGCTGAGATGGGTGTTTGACTATCAAGCTGATCCAGACTGGACTCTGAGGACTGATCCTGGGACCTGCTGGTCATGTGGAGCTGGGGGTTCTCCCTCTTACTCatctaaatgaatgaatatggaAACATGTTATGTTGATGATAAAGCAGgaaaaggttttcttcagaaacTTATTGTGTTATCTTTTAAAGTAGTAGTTTTTTGAGAAATCCAGTTTACACATGAAAAGCTAATCAGTAAAAATCAGTAAAATGTGGCACCATTGGTACTTTTCTTGTCTGTCAAACCtcaataaaattaaacaaatgtatCTTAAAGTAACGTGACGTTGTTTTTTACAATATCACTGTGGTTTGTGCCGTCCCCTGGGCCCTGATGACAGTGGCGAAAGCCGGTGGGAAGGCAGGGCCTGAATCCCGGACACCGGCGTGGGACGCAAGTGATGGCAGGAGAAGGACGTCGGCTGCCAGAGAGGGTCAAACGTGAGGCAAACTGAAGTGTCCTCGCTGCGGGGCCGGAGGCAGTGTGCTGTCCCCAATTGCCTTGAGAATTTCATCCTCTCCCTTTGCAGGGTTTCATCTGGGCTCAGAGTTCAGGGCCCAGGGGACAAAGCATGCCACAAACACCCACCCCtcctatatgtatgtatatgcatatgttaTTCAGCCAAAACATGATTGGTGTCCAAAGGTTGCTTCTGTGATTTTTCATTGAAGCTTTTCTCCATTTTCATGGATAACCATACCacagctgtcagaacaaaatcttgtaactacatttactgtttttcactgttttacaattGTAAAACGCCAATAACCCTTTAGATTAAGACatattttcatgatgaatgagaGTGTTTAACTAATTGTTAACTACTATTCAAAGTTAATgatgttttctcttctcctgtaaagtaaccTTTTCAAAGACACAAAGTTTTGTCCCATTTTGCATCAATATGTAAAACACatgtgtaactgctgcacagttttgtATCAATGTGTAAAACAAATGTGAATGATTAAGGCACGCAGTTTGCACATTGCCAATTGGTGGGGTAAAAGTTTCCATTACATCTTaattacattagccttgtagctgaAACTCTTCATGTAAATTGCTCACTCACCTGTTCCCTGGGAACTTGGTAATGGACTCTGGAGGGTGACTCAAAAATTGGACCTATTTTGCTCACATTATGGCCAGGAGGCCCTGCAGTTTGGGAGTGCAGCAAGCTCTCTGGGGCATAAAAAAGAATTGTTTTGTTATGATTAGATGAAACTAACTGTTaatcttacattaaaataaaacaactttcATCCTTTACAATATCTGGACTCAAGATGGGCTATTTATGAATGAATTTGCTAATCGcagattgttttaaaataactaAGACGTGATATGTCACTGGGAATTAAGATAtataatacaattaaaatacagaatttaacatatttcaaaaatagTGAGCAAATTTTAAGGCAGACAACAAAACTAATAATCTAAGTAGATGGCAAAGAGTTCATGttaataatttttcattttaaattctttaaataCTGAATGCACCATCTAAAATACCTTTTGGTGAAAAGTTTGTCATTTAAATCCACACAGCAAATGTTACTGACTATAAAATAACAAACTGTAAATATGGCAAGTGACTCCAAACCTTTAAACATTAAGGTAGTTTTGCTTACAGCTGCTTGTGTCCTGCCATTCTCCGTGGTTCCACGATGCACACTCTTATTTTAAACCGCAAGCTATTATAagatttatttcattcttttgaTTACAAAACTACACTTTCCTTATTTGAATAACCCTATTAAGCAGTTGAATACTAAGATAAGTAAGATAATATTTGAATAACCAAGCCTTTCCTTTGCTCTGAGTGCTCTCTTATATAATACCACAATAAATCAATTTTCCATTCACTGATACAATAGTTAAGATACAATAGTGCCATGTATGCCCACCTTCCAGAGCTGCCAGGTGGCTCTTGAGCAGTACTGGGTCAGGTTTAGGGGGCAGAGGCGGTGGAGTGTTCGGACGCTTGAACTCAGGAACGTCCAGCACTCCTGGGGACTGACGCTGGTAGGGGATAAACATGAAAAACGTGAACACACCCATTAGAGCTAGCAGAGCATTAAATGGGCCTTCACCGGTACAGTTAAGGCACCATCAAAGACATCCTCCCACAGTTAGAAAGGAAACAAAAGCTGCAGTTAATGCGCACGGGACTTTCATATCCCTTGATTAAAATCCTAAAATAGGTTCTTCACAAGCCCATAAGGTATAATTTGGGAAGACATAAAGAGAGGTGGTGCATTCCTGTTAGATTAGGAGCTGGATTTCAAATCGTTGCCACACTTTCCCTTCTCCTGAGAGCTTACAAAACCTGGATGACTTCTTATACTCTATTATATTCTTTCACTCTATTACACTATTATGTTATACACCTATGAGCCAAAATACTATAACCACTCGAAGAAGCGAATAACGTTGATTATCTGCTAATAAAAGCATGTTACAAGTTCTGGGATGTATTAGACGGTAAGCGAACAGTTGCTTCTGACAGTTGACGTGTTGGATGCGGAAAAAACGACCAAGTCCACTTGGTTgaagcatctccaaaacagcaagGTTTGTGGGGTGACTTCAGTCAGCAGTGGTGACACCTACCAACAGTGgtcagaggaggaaaaaaacacacattgaggacagtgtgttgggtGTCCAATCGATCGGCTAACTGATGCACAAAGGCAATGAATGCTATCCCCTCTAGTCTGAACCGAAAGAAAGGCTACGGTGGTACAAGCCACAGGAATGTTTAATGACGATTACGGGATGAATGTGTCACTGCACACATGGCATTGCACCCTACTGCGGACGGGGCTACAAAGCTGCAGACAAGTCAGTGTGCCTGTGCTAATCCCTGTCCACCGTCAGTGGGCATGTGACTGTTGGAACTGGACCTTGAAGCAATGGAAGAAGGTCGCTTGGTCCAACGtgtcctgttttcttttacatcacatgGGCGGccatgtatgtatgtgctgtTTACCTGGGGAAGTAATGGCACCTggatgcactgtgggaagaagaCAAGCCAATAGAGAGAATTTGATGCTCTGGGCAGTGCTCTGCTGGGAAACCCTGGGACCAGACATTCAACCAGACATCAATTTGAGAAGTGCCACCAACCGAAACCTCGTTCATACCCCTCTTGGGAACGGTCTAAGGAATATGAGTTCAAAGTGTGGCATCCAAATACCCCAGATCTTAATCCGACTGGGCATCTGTGGGGTGTGCTGTAACAATTATGATCCACCTCACAACTTATTAATGTGAACATCTTGGTTCCAGATACTATAGAGCACCTTCAGAAGACTTGTAGAACCCACACCTCAGCATATTAGGCTAGTGTACAATGACAAATATCAACTGGCAGTATAGGATGAGGCTTTGTCATACCTTTGTTGGAAGGGTTTTGTTTTGGATCCCATTGTCCCCAACTTTGACTGGCGACATTTTGAGGGATTCAGGTTTCTGGAACGGAGGCTGCACACGGACAGGCCGTTTCTTTCTTGGCTTTCCAGTATATCTGACAATAAAGAACACAATAAATGTTTCCTTTAGCAATGTTAGCTGTACTAAATTCTGTGCAGATGTACAGGATATCGTATAGGAACACAGAGTCTTTCACCTTGGAGTGATTGGACTGCACAAGACGAATTCTACATTGCCACAGCAACCACGTGTAAAGGGGTTCACACCACCTTGGAACTTGCCAGTCACCTGAGAAAGAAAGCAGTCCTTTGAGTAAGAGCAAACATCTTTTAGTTGTGTAGGAACAAGTAGGCATACAGGTCCAACATTTCACCTGTTCATTTGTGGTTCGTCCTCTTGCCACCAGGACCAGATGGAAGCAAGCCAACCCGATGACGGGGATGAAGAAAAGGCCTGTCACACTCATTACAGCCAGGCTGAATCAGTGCAGTCAAGGAGCAGCCCTCTTAAAGGGATCCATCGGCCAATGTTAATGCAGTGAATGATGAAGGAGAGGTTGGAtagcatagtggataacaccatTACTGCTGCAATGTAAAATCAGAGGTCCAGGTAAAAATTATACTCATATACCTTTCTCTTAGggctgggtgatatggcaaaaactgtTATGATGATAAAAAATTCAATTcagtcaataataataattatcacGCTAATGTCAAATAATTATTCCTTTCAAGTTCAAAGGCTGTTTTTTGATCCAGAGTTTTAAaatatcctttatggtcagaataTGACAAGCAAGTCAGACAGTCAtgggagaacgagagagagtTTACCAAGTTAGCTGGTTATACAACTGGAAAAGCACAGCCACAATTTTtgtaatattcataatttaaaaagaaaacagctttttttttttttagctgtctggtgacgagcaCTAGGCTACCTGGTGACAAGTGCTGGGTACAACTGTTTCGTCTCTCAACAATGTCAGCTTAGTATGAACATGTAGTATGAACATGCTCAGTATGTTGAAGTACTTTGAGGGACGGAAGAACCGCAATATATCTGACACTCGCTGTGTAAAAGCATTAGATGCAGTGTGATTCTCCCGCACCAGACAAAACGTCTTCCTTTTAGGTACATTTAAACTGAACTCAATGCTTTTTTTGGTCTTGTTTGATTAGTGTACTTGACTACAATAACATCACTTTGGCCATGCTTtgcgctgcttcaagttagccagctgctaaaatcAGCTAGCCTGGGAagctttctcccactctctagtgccacacatacagcattttcagtttactttcatttaaatcaggaCTCTTGCATGAACACACTGTTTGAGCACTGTA
The DNA window shown above is from Pygocentrus nattereri isolate fPygNat1 chromosome 18, fPygNat1.pri, whole genome shotgun sequence and carries:
- the zdhhc8a gene encoding palmitoyltransferase ZDHHC8B, whose amino-acid sequence is MPSSSGERVKAGAYIPVSIAAGLLAGSSTLFFVFTCPWLAENVSLAFPPCVAITFLFVMANFTMATFMDAGVLPRANEDEDKEDDFRAPLYKNVEVRGIQVRMKWCASCHFYRPPRCSHCSVCDHCVEDFDHHCPWVNNCIGRRNYRFFFLFLLSLTVHMVAVFSGGLLYVLEHLENLWALRAAITLAVMSVTGLFFIPVIGLACFHLVLVARGRTTNEQVTGKFQGGVNPFTRGCCGNVEFVLCSPITPRYTGKPRKKRPVRVQPPFQKPESLKMSPVKVGDNGIQNKTLPTKRQSPGVLDVPEFKRPNTPPPLPPKPDPVLLKSHLAALEESLLHSQTAGPPGHNVSKIGPIFESPSRVHYQVPREQMSKRENPQLHMTSRSQDQSSESSLDQLDSQTPISAHSLLQSSTLPLNSLTLNSRSLSLKHAHRRGDRAHLLGQLPQAVASRPAQSVLSGRAGSLSYDSLLGPAELPQRGAFPLAYRAPFLPMDLGRGPTDRSPRACSPVFMTASRRSPQHRESSPVRYDNLPKGLMRSIQELEEREKQQQLLMLPQARPQPPIQDALGVYDTPGRRSLPHEPPSRGPTPPAYGSREFLMSSAAYGYSSRTQMASSSTSSLSRTPRTSTSPLGSNVTLQGRSLSPSVYRSLERQAQRSPSSMPGPLPTSSYTAHKALAFITTSERKDSES